From Streptomyces sp. Edi4, one genomic window encodes:
- a CDS encoding SDR family oxidoreductase, producing MSEIDSKVVAITGASSGIGEATALLLAERGATVVLGARRPDRLEALAARIEKAGGRAVYAPTDVKRREDLAGLVELACDRYGRLDVLVSNAGVGLISPMDELRVEDWEEMIDVNLKGVLYGIAAALPVFRRQGFGHFVNTVSTAGLRIVPRQAVYAATKNAVRTLSEGLRQEAGDRLRVTVVSPGMTRTEFADSMAPDMRSDILDSMAKIAMSPDAIARAIAFAIEQPSSVDVGDIVVRPTAQS from the coding sequence GTGTCGGAAATCGACAGCAAGGTCGTCGCGATCACGGGCGCCAGCAGCGGAATCGGCGAGGCGACCGCGCTCCTGCTCGCGGAGCGTGGCGCCACCGTGGTGCTCGGCGCCCGCAGGCCGGACCGCCTGGAGGCGCTGGCCGCCCGCATCGAGAAGGCCGGCGGCCGGGCCGTGTACGCGCCGACGGACGTCAAGCGCCGCGAGGACCTGGCGGGCCTCGTCGAGCTGGCCTGCGACCGGTACGGCAGGCTGGATGTCCTGGTCAGCAACGCCGGCGTCGGTCTGATCTCCCCGATGGACGAACTGCGGGTCGAGGACTGGGAGGAGATGATCGACGTCAACCTCAAGGGCGTCCTGTACGGGATCGCGGCGGCCCTGCCCGTCTTCCGCCGCCAGGGTTTCGGGCACTTCGTCAACACCGTCTCCACCGCCGGGCTGCGGATCGTGCCGCGCCAGGCGGTGTACGCGGCGACCAAGAACGCCGTACGCACCCTCTCCGAGGGCCTGCGCCAGGAAGCCGGCGACCGCCTGCGCGTGACGGTCGTATCGCCCGGCATGACGCGGACGGAGTTCGCGGATTCGATGGCGCCGGACATGAGGAGTGACATCCTCGACAGCATGGCGAAGATCGCGATGTCACCGGACGCCATCGCCCGCGCCATCGCCTTCGCGATCGAGCAGCCTTCCAGCGTGGACGTGGGCGACATCGTCGTACGGCCCACAGCGCAGAGCTGA
- a CDS encoding roadblock/LC7 domain-containing protein, with the protein MAAEADVLAELRRLRVRLPQLSGAMAASVDGLVLAQDAPGDTEPLAALTAAALGVAQRLTDTAGQGAFLELLLRGDQGYVATYAAGSSAVLTLLAQPRVNVGRLHLEARRAGARIGDLVDGSLGRLEAP; encoded by the coding sequence ATGGCGGCAGAGGCGGATGTCCTCGCCGAACTGCGGCGGCTGCGGGTCCGGTTGCCTCAACTCAGCGGCGCCATGGCCGCCAGCGTCGATGGGCTGGTGCTCGCCCAGGACGCCCCGGGCGACACCGAGCCGCTGGCCGCTCTGACCGCCGCCGCACTCGGCGTGGCCCAGCGCCTGACCGACACGGCGGGCCAAGGCGCGTTCCTCGAACTCCTGTTGAGAGGAGACCAGGGCTATGTGGCCACGTACGCGGCGGGCTCGTCCGCCGTGCTCACCCTCCTCGCCCAGCCCCGCGTGAACGTGGGGCGGCTGCATCTCGAAGCCCGCCGGGCCGGCGCGCGGATCGGCGACCTGGTCGACGGCAGCCTCGGCCGACTGGAGGCCCCATGA
- a CDS encoding Orn/Lys/Arg decarboxylase N-terminal domain-containing protein, producing MANGSVLLALREDPLGGGADTEQLRRIGKELENRGLEVRWARTAEAACAALRTEAGLTAAMVAWELPSERGRAGAGDDETQAGGAGVLRQISRRFKDLPVFVVMAEDSDHGLDHLPLWVAETVVGYVWPLEDTPSFIAGRVAHAAHAYGDAVLPPFFKALRRFDDAHEYSWHTPAHSGGVAFLKSPVGRAFFDYYGERLFRTDLSISVGELGSLFEHNGPIGDAERNASRIFGSDRTYFVLHGDSTADRMVGHYCVTTDEIALVDRNCHKSVLHGLVISGARPVYLVPTRNGYGLAGPLPASETAPGAVAARIAAHPLTPGAVSPDAQYAVITNSTYDGLCYDTVGTARALAPSTPRLHFDEAWFAYARFHPLYAGRYGMAVGPDTFPGDERPTVFATQSTHKLLAALSQAAMVHVRSAPRAPVEHDRFNEAFMMHGTTSPLYPAIASLDVAAAMMDGPQGEWLINEAVTEAVRFRQAVVRTGRRIADAGDRPAWFFGVWQPETVVEPDTGTRTPFADAPCALLATQPRCWELDPDEDWHGFSGLGRGQCMLDPIKVTLTCPGVTAAGASEPWGIPARVLTSYLAERGIVVEKTDTYTTLILFSMGITKGKWGTLMDALMDFKALHDGEAPLRQVLPHLVESHPKRYGDITLRALCQDMHEHLTRADLIDALDTAFRDLPRPVVPPRHCYQQLIRGGTERLRLADAAGRVAAAMVTVTPPGIPVLMPGEALGAPDGPVLRYLGALEAFDRAFPGFHSEAHGVVIDPDTGDYLIECVREEVTREV from the coding sequence ATGGCGAACGGAAGTGTCCTGCTGGCTCTGCGTGAGGACCCCCTCGGCGGGGGAGCCGATACGGAGCAACTTCGGCGTATCGGAAAGGAGTTGGAGAACCGGGGGCTCGAAGTGCGGTGGGCGCGGACCGCCGAGGCGGCCTGTGCGGCCCTGCGGACCGAGGCCGGTCTGACCGCCGCCATGGTGGCGTGGGAGCTGCCCTCCGAGCGCGGCCGCGCCGGCGCCGGTGACGACGAGACGCAGGCGGGGGGCGCCGGCGTGCTGCGGCAGATCTCCCGCCGGTTCAAGGACCTGCCGGTCTTCGTCGTGATGGCCGAGGACTCCGACCACGGTCTCGACCATCTGCCGCTGTGGGTGGCCGAGACGGTGGTCGGGTACGTCTGGCCGCTCGAGGACACTCCCTCGTTCATCGCCGGCCGCGTGGCCCACGCCGCGCACGCCTACGGGGACGCCGTCCTGCCGCCCTTCTTCAAGGCGCTGCGGCGTTTCGACGACGCCCACGAATACTCCTGGCACACCCCCGCGCACTCGGGCGGCGTGGCCTTCTTGAAGTCACCGGTGGGCCGGGCCTTCTTCGACTACTACGGCGAACGGCTCTTCCGCACCGATCTCTCCATCTCGGTCGGTGAGTTGGGCTCCCTGTTCGAGCACAACGGGCCCATCGGGGACGCGGAGCGCAACGCCTCCCGCATCTTCGGCTCCGACCGCACCTATTTCGTCCTGCACGGTGACTCCACGGCGGACCGCATGGTCGGCCACTACTGCGTCACCACGGACGAGATCGCCCTGGTCGACCGCAACTGCCACAAGTCCGTCCTGCACGGCCTCGTGATCTCCGGCGCCCGCCCCGTCTATCTCGTGCCGACCCGCAACGGTTACGGACTCGCGGGCCCGCTCCCCGCAAGTGAGACCGCGCCCGGGGCGGTGGCCGCGCGGATCGCCGCCCACCCCCTGACCCCCGGGGCGGTGTCCCCCGACGCCCAGTACGCCGTCATCACCAACTCCACGTACGACGGCCTGTGTTACGACACCGTGGGCACCGCGCGTGCCCTCGCGCCGAGCACCCCCCGGCTCCACTTCGACGAGGCGTGGTTCGCCTACGCGCGCTTCCATCCCCTCTACGCAGGCCGCTACGGGATGGCCGTCGGTCCGGACACCTTCCCTGGCGATGAGCGGCCCACCGTCTTCGCCACCCAGTCCACCCACAAACTCCTCGCCGCGCTGTCGCAGGCCGCCATGGTGCATGTGCGGTCCGCTCCGCGCGCCCCGGTCGAGCACGACCGGTTCAACGAGGCGTTCATGATGCACGGCACCACCTCACCGCTGTACCCCGCCATCGCCTCACTCGATGTCGCCGCCGCCATGATGGACGGACCCCAGGGGGAGTGGCTGATCAACGAGGCCGTGACCGAGGCCGTCCGGTTCCGGCAGGCCGTCGTGCGGACCGGGCGCCGCATCGCCGACGCGGGGGACCGGCCGGCCTGGTTCTTCGGCGTCTGGCAGCCGGAGACCGTCGTCGAACCGGACACCGGGACCCGTACCCCCTTCGCCGACGCGCCCTGCGCGCTGCTCGCCACCCAACCGCGCTGCTGGGAGCTCGACCCCGACGAGGACTGGCACGGCTTCTCGGGCCTGGGCCGGGGTCAGTGCATGCTCGACCCCATCAAGGTGACGCTGACCTGCCCCGGCGTCACGGCGGCGGGCGCGAGCGAGCCCTGGGGCATTCCGGCCCGCGTCCTCACCTCCTACCTCGCCGAGCGCGGCATCGTGGTGGAGAAGACCGACACGTACACCACGCTCATCCTCTTCTCCATGGGCATCACCAAGGGCAAGTGGGGCACCCTGATGGACGCGTTGATGGACTTCAAGGCGCTCCACGACGGCGAGGCCCCGCTGCGGCAGGTGCTGCCGCACCTGGTCGAGAGCCACCCCAAGCGCTACGGCGACATCACCTTGCGCGCCCTGTGCCAGGACATGCACGAACATCTGACACGCGCCGACCTGATCGACGCCCTGGACACCGCCTTTCGTGACCTGCCCCGCCCCGTGGTCCCGCCGCGGCACTGCTATCAGCAGCTCATCCGGGGCGGCACCGAACGCCTGCGCCTCGCGGACGCGGCGGGTCGCGTGGCCGCGGCCATGGTGACGGTCACCCCGCCCGGCATCCCCGTTCTCATGCCGGGAGAAGCACTCGGCGCCCCCGACGGGCCGGTCCTGCGCTACCTCGGCGCCCTTGAGGCCTTCGACCGCGCCTTTCCCGGCTTCCACAGCGAGGCGCACGGCGTGGTCATCGACCCGGACACGGGCGACTACCTCATCGAATGCGTACGGGAAGAGGTCACGCGAGAGGTCTGA
- a CDS encoding SDR family oxidoreductase yields MADSQFTTHGELFDLRGKSALVTGGTKGIGVMIARGLLQAGARVVISSRDPEACAETQRLLSEFGDVRAIPADLSRHDECRRLAGLVKAESERLDILVNNAGAMRREPLETFPDEAWDAVLDLNLKSPFWLVQALLPALRRAGTVDDPARIINIGSIAAIHVAQSPNYSYAGSKAALHQLTRVLARELGPQHITVNAIAPGVFPSRMMASTLDAVGDTIAAATPLRRLGRDDDMAGIAVFLAGRAGSYLTGTIIPVDGGIATTATGTP; encoded by the coding sequence ATGGCGGACAGCCAATTCACCACTCACGGGGAACTTTTTGATCTGAGGGGGAAAAGCGCCCTTGTCACGGGCGGCACCAAAGGAATTGGGGTGATGATAGCCCGCGGCCTTCTCCAGGCGGGCGCCCGCGTCGTCATCAGCTCACGCGACCCTGAAGCGTGCGCGGAGACTCAACGTCTGCTCTCCGAATTCGGCGACGTTCGAGCGATCCCCGCCGACCTGTCCAGGCACGACGAGTGCCGGCGCCTCGCTGGTCTCGTCAAGGCCGAATCGGAACGCCTGGACATCCTGGTCAACAACGCGGGAGCGATGCGGCGCGAGCCGCTGGAGACGTTCCCGGACGAGGCCTGGGACGCGGTGCTCGACCTCAACCTCAAGTCGCCGTTCTGGCTGGTGCAGGCGCTCCTCCCCGCACTTCGCAGGGCGGGCACCGTCGATGATCCCGCGCGGATCATCAACATCGGCAGTATCGCCGCCATCCACGTCGCCCAGTCGCCCAACTACTCGTACGCCGGCAGCAAAGCGGCACTCCATCAACTCACCCGAGTGCTTGCCAGAGAGCTCGGCCCCCAGCACATCACGGTGAACGCGATAGCACCGGGAGTGTTCCCGTCGCGGATGATGGCGTCCACGCTCGACGCCGTCGGCGACACGATCGCGGCGGCGACCCCGCTGCGCCGGCTCGGGCGCGACGACGACATGGCGGGTATCGCCGTGTTCCTCGCCGGCCGGGCCGGCTCCTACCTCACGGGCACCATCATCCCGGTGGACGGCGGCATCGCCACGACCGCGACGGGCACCCCGTAG
- a CDS encoding transcriptional regulator, whose translation MLRRLVAERATGALLRDSGTLYLVDGQVVHAESPSAPGIDVLLTVGGRLRPEGWQWAVDQAGARGSVGRFLVDSGQVSDGELELCHLGALFDAAFFTLTPGSGPTRFRYGVAHWIGPVRPVPAGAVAREAARRRELLSRLWPHPEVDTAPVVAARGARGVPVTGRQRALLALADGLRTPQDIARLLGRPAFHTLVDVRRLAACGAIETPLATVPQSGMPPSVALASAEAESIADVALLRRLRDGLEATL comes from the coding sequence ATGCTGCGGCGGTTGGTGGCCGAACGGGCCACCGGCGCGCTGCTGCGCGACAGCGGCACGCTGTATCTCGTCGACGGCCAGGTGGTGCACGCCGAGAGTCCGTCCGCTCCCGGCATCGACGTGCTGCTCACGGTCGGCGGCCGGTTGCGCCCCGAGGGCTGGCAGTGGGCCGTCGACCAGGCGGGAGCGCGTGGTTCGGTGGGCCGCTTCCTCGTGGACAGCGGTCAAGTGAGCGACGGAGAGCTGGAGTTGTGCCATCTCGGGGCACTGTTCGACGCGGCGTTCTTCACGCTCACACCCGGCAGCGGCCCGACGCGATTTCGCTACGGTGTGGCGCACTGGATCGGGCCGGTGCGGCCCGTGCCGGCCGGCGCGGTGGCGCGCGAGGCGGCCCGGCGGCGGGAGTTGCTGTCCAGGCTCTGGCCGCACCCCGAGGTCGACACCGCCCCGGTGGTGGCGGCGCGAGGTGCGCGCGGCGTGCCGGTCACCGGGCGCCAGCGGGCGCTTCTCGCGCTGGCCGACGGGCTCCGCACCCCGCAGGACATCGCACGGCTGCTCGGCCGCCCGGCCTTCCACACCCTGGTGGACGTCCGCAGACTCGCCGCGTGCGGCGCGATCGAGACCCCGCTTGCGACCGTGCCGCAGAGCGGCATGCCCCCCTCCGTCGCGCTGGCGTCGGCCGAGGCGGAATCCATTGCGGACGTGGCTCTGCTGCGCAGGCTGCGGGACGGCCTTGAGGCCACCCTGTGA
- a CDS encoding helix-turn-helix transcriptional regulator — protein MELRTEIREFLSSRRARIAPEQAGLPAYGGNRRVKGLRREEVALLAGVSVDYYVRMERGSIAGASDGVLDALATALRLDEAERNHLFHLARRSRTPSGPRRHKPATTVRSTLRRVLDAISDAPAWIGNGRCDVLAMNQLARALYSPVLADARRPANTARFVYLDPGARDFFVDYDQIAGAVAAKLRMEAGRDPHDEKLIALVGELSTRSELFRQRWASQDVRLHRSGRKRVRHPVVGRLDLDIESLELPAEPGLHLNVYTAPAGTPTADNVALLASWAATQQSLATEPEAHNG, from the coding sequence ATGGAGCTACGCACCGAGATCCGGGAATTCCTCAGCTCACGTCGCGCCCGCATCGCACCCGAACAGGCGGGACTGCCCGCTTACGGCGGCAACCGTCGGGTCAAGGGTCTGCGCCGCGAGGAGGTGGCGCTACTGGCGGGGGTATCGGTCGACTACTACGTGCGCATGGAGCGCGGCAGCATCGCCGGTGCCTCCGATGGCGTGCTCGACGCGCTGGCCACTGCCCTGCGACTCGACGAGGCCGAGCGGAACCATCTGTTCCACCTCGCGCGCCGGTCCAGGACGCCCAGCGGCCCGCGCCGGCACAAGCCCGCCACGACGGTGCGCTCGACCCTGCGACGCGTGCTCGACGCGATCTCCGATGCGCCGGCCTGGATCGGTAACGGCCGCTGTGACGTACTCGCGATGAATCAATTGGCTCGCGCGCTGTATTCACCGGTGCTGGCCGACGCGCGACGGCCAGCGAATACAGCGCGGTTCGTCTATCTGGACCCCGGAGCCAGAGATTTCTTTGTCGACTACGACCAGATCGCCGGCGCCGTGGCCGCGAAGCTCCGCATGGAGGCCGGCCGCGATCCGCACGACGAAAAGCTGATCGCCCTGGTCGGTGAATTGTCGACGCGCAGTGAGCTGTTTCGGCAGAGGTGGGCCTCGCAGGACGTGCGTTTGCACCGCTCCGGCCGCAAGCGGGTGCGCCATCCCGTCGTGGGCCGGCTCGATTTGGACATCGAGTCCCTGGAACTGCCCGCCGAACCTGGTCTGCACCTCAACGTCTACACCGCGCCCGCGGGCACACCGACCGCCGACAATGTGGCGCTCCTCGCGTCGTGGGCGGCCACCCAGCAGTCACTGGCCACCGAGCCCGAAGCGCACAACGGGTAG
- a CDS encoding TetR/AcrR family transcriptional regulator has protein sequence MAQDTGRPLRADAQRNRDKILAAAVRVFTEEGLDAHYERVAKVAGVGTGTLYRNFPTRETLIEAAYRNEVARLCDAVPGLLETLPAREALRTWMGHFIDYATAKLGMAEALRSVVASGGDPYGHSREMIQTAITTLMEAGVAAGALRRDILPSDLFAALAGIALTSAEPAQRDQAERLLTLTLDGLSAAPSHG, from the coding sequence ATGGCACAGGACACGGGACGCCCGCTGAGGGCGGACGCGCAGCGCAACAGGGACAAGATCCTGGCTGCCGCGGTGCGGGTGTTCACCGAGGAAGGACTGGACGCGCACTACGAGCGCGTGGCGAAGGTGGCGGGGGTGGGGACCGGCACCCTGTACCGCAACTTCCCGACCCGGGAGACCCTGATCGAGGCGGCGTACCGCAATGAGGTGGCCCGGCTGTGCGACGCCGTTCCTGGGCTGCTCGAGACCCTTCCCGCGCGCGAGGCCCTGCGGACCTGGATGGGGCACTTCATCGACTACGCCACCGCCAAGCTCGGCATGGCCGAGGCGTTGCGGTCCGTCGTCGCCTCGGGGGGCGACCCCTACGGCCACAGCCGCGAAATGATCCAGACGGCCATCACCACGCTGATGGAGGCCGGTGTCGCCGCCGGAGCGCTGCGCCGCGACATCCTGCCCTCCGACCTGTTCGCCGCCCTGGCCGGAATCGCCCTCACCTCGGCCGAGCCGGCTCAGCGCGACCAGGCCGAACGCCTGCTCACGCTCACCCTCGACGGGCTGAGCGCGGCGCCGTCGCACGGCTGA